A genomic stretch from Chitinophagaceae bacterium includes:
- the gap gene encoding type I glyceraldehyde-3-phosphate dehydrogenase: MSTVKVAINGFGRIGRLVYRQIYKMEGIDIVAINDLTSPKVLGHLLKYDTAQGRFDAEVKATENSIIVNGDEVKIYAQKDPAQIPWGSHNVDVVLECTGFFTDKTKAEAHIAAGAKKVVISAPATGDLKTVVFNVNHSILDGSETVISCASCTTNCLAPVAQVLEEKYGIVNGLMTTIHAYTNDQNTQDAPHAKGDLRRARAAAQNIVPNSTGAAKAIGLVLPSLKGKLDGSAQRVPTLTGSLTEVTVVLGKKVTVEEVNAAMKAASNESFGYTEDEIVSSDIIGTSFGSLFDATQTRVQNVGDNQLVRVVSWYDNEMSYVSQLVRTLHFFAKMIK; encoded by the coding sequence ATGAGCACAGTAAAAGTTGCTATTAACGGTTTTGGACGCATTGGCAGATTAGTTTATCGCCAGATTTATAAAATGGAAGGCATTGATATAGTTGCTATCAACGACCTCACTTCCCCAAAAGTATTAGGTCACTTGCTGAAGTATGATACTGCTCAGGGACGTTTTGATGCAGAAGTAAAAGCAACAGAAAATTCAATCATTGTTAACGGTGATGAAGTAAAGATATATGCACAGAAAGATCCTGCTCAGATTCCATGGGGATCGCACAATGTGGATGTAGTATTAGAATGTACAGGATTCTTTACTGACAAAACAAAAGCAGAGGCACATATTGCAGCCGGTGCAAAAAAAGTGGTAATCAGCGCTCCTGCAACAGGTGATCTGAAAACAGTTGTATTTAATGTAAACCACAGTATTCTTGATGGCAGTGAAACAGTTATCAGCTGTGCAAGTTGTACTACTAACTGTCTGGCTCCTGTAGCACAGGTACTGGAAGAAAAATACGGTATTGTGAATGGTTTAATGACAACCATACACGCTTACACCAACGATCAGAACACACAGGATGCTCCTCATGCAAAAGGTGATCTTCGCCGTGCACGTGCAGCTGCTCAGAATATTGTTCCCAACAGCACAGGCGCTGCAAAAGCAATTGGTCTTGTATTACCAAGCTTAAAAGGAAAACTGGATGGTAGTGCTCAGCGTGTACCAACTCTTACAGGTTCATTAACTGAAGTGACCGTTGTATTAGGTAAAAAGGTAACTGTTGAAGAAGTAAATGCTGCAATGAAAGCCGCTTCTAACGAAAGCTTTGGTTATACTGAAGACGAAATTGTAAGCAGCGATATTATTGGCACCAGCTTCGGTTCTTTGTTTGATGCAACACAAACAAGAGTACAGAATGTAGGCGACAATCAATTAGTACGTGTAGTTAGCTGGTATGATAATGAAATGAGTTATGTAAGCCAATTGGTTCGCACACTTCATTTTTTTGCTAAAATGATTAAATAA
- a CDS encoding PQQ-dependent sugar dehydrogenase — protein sequence MKKILPLLVVLLITFSQCKKKTSTNNPEPTDPVTLKDTVLVQGLNFPWEIVWGPDDFIWMTERGGKITRINPSTGAVSPVHTITEVATNGEGGLLGMVLHPNFTTSPHVFVAYNYNNGGNYREKIVRYTYSSGSLISPLTIIDNIAASSIHNGSRLVITPDLKLFITTGDASNTSLPQNTSSVNGKILRLNLDGSIPADNPAAGNPYWSIGHRNPQGLVFANNILYSSEHGPSTDDEVNMIEKGRNYGWPDVRGFCNESAEQTFCSANNVKEPLKAWTPTTAACGLDYYNNNLIPQWKNSLLMVALKDAKLYQLKLNSTYNSITETNEFFINKYGRMRDLCISPAGKVYICTSNGGNNDKLIEISKKVNQH from the coding sequence ATGAAAAAAATATTGCCCCTTTTAGTCGTTTTGCTGATTACTTTTTCTCAGTGTAAAAAGAAAACCAGCACGAATAATCCTGAGCCAACGGACCCGGTTACGTTAAAAGATACTGTACTTGTGCAGGGGCTGAATTTCCCCTGGGAAATAGTATGGGGACCTGATGATTTTATCTGGATGACTGAACGGGGAGGGAAAATAACCCGTATTAATCCCTCAACAGGAGCAGTTAGTCCGGTTCATACTATTACTGAAGTTGCAACAAATGGCGAAGGTGGATTGCTGGGAATGGTACTGCATCCAAATTTTACAACATCACCGCATGTATTTGTTGCTTATAATTATAATAATGGTGGTAACTACCGTGAAAAAATTGTCCGCTATACTTACAGCAGCGGTTCACTCATTAGCCCCTTAACAATTATAGATAATATTGCTGCTTCTTCTATACATAATGGAAGCCGCTTAGTGATAACACCTGATCTGAAACTGTTTATTACTACCGGTGATGCATCAAATACTTCATTACCTCAAAATACATCTTCCGTAAATGGCAAAATACTGCGACTTAATCTCGATGGAAGTATCCCGGCTGATAACCCTGCAGCAGGAAATCCATACTGGAGCATTGGTCATCGCAACCCACAGGGATTGGTTTTTGCGAATAATATACTGTACAGTTCTGAGCATGGACCAAGTACTGATGACGAAGTAAATATGATTGAAAAAGGAAGGAACTACGGTTGGCCTGATGTAAGAGGATTTTGCAATGAATCGGCAGAACAAACTTTTTGCTCTGCTAATAACGTAAAAGAACCTCTTAAAGCATGGACACCTACCACTGCAGCATGCGGACTGGATTATTATAACAATAACCTGATACCGCAATGGAAGAATTCATTACTGATGGTTGCACTGAAAGATGCAAAACTTTACCAGTTGAAGCTCAACAGTACTTATAACAGCATTACTGAAACCAATGAGTTTTTCATTAATAAATACGGCAGGATGAGAGACCTGTGTATATCGCCTGCGGGTAAGGTTTATATCTGTACCAGCAATGGCGGCAACAATGACAAACTCATTGAAATCAGTAAAAAAGTAAATCAGCATTAA